One part of the Phoenix dactylifera cultivar Barhee BC4 chromosome 4, palm_55x_up_171113_PBpolish2nd_filt_p, whole genome shotgun sequence genome encodes these proteins:
- the LOC103723487 gene encoding uncharacterized protein At5g41620-like isoform X1 — translation MRRSGARSYGPAILSSKILTPNPDSDLPPPRKLHKLRRATNPIFPSAAAGARSRRDGGASGGRRSGPATPLLRWNFDDADRSAEHPSEFGCGKAQRKHQNAAGEAVPVVSARKLASALWQLQLPEASSGSRESRRARLGFEANFAHLHVPYVCDPNVTSLHTNTKNELSSPISIHDPKNDIVQKLEASAALSNCAMERATKWDPGCGKASDKVYRFYGHPKLLEDQQLTTVSVVSALQAELEQARNRISELEAERRSAKKKLDHFLRKLAEEKASWRKREHEKIRAVMDAMKDDMNRERKNRQLMEIMNSKLVNELAEAKLSGKRCLQDYEKERKARELMEEVCDELAKEIGEDKAEVEALRRESMKIHEEVEEERKMLQMAEVWREERVQMKLVDAKLMLEEKYSQLSKLQKDLEAFLKERSSNHPDVAELKEAEMLREAANSLKVQDVREFSYQPPPASEDIFSVFEELQPREETNEREIEQCYGYSPASRASNVQTESPETDVFLEKPTKRYANGIIESNRDMEDDSDWETVSHVEEQGSSNSPEGSDPSVNGIYRESNASVSGTDWDENGDNGKLNSEISEVCSATTRQSRKKASSISRLWRSSCPNSGENYTKISFEVTNGRLPDDRKSNAALSPDRKSGEGGLSSPSVGQWSSPDLLNPHITRGGMKGCIEWPRGTQKHSLKAKLLEARMESQKVQLRHVLKQKI, via the exons ATGAGGAGATCCGGAGCCCGGAGCTACGGCCCCGCCATCCTTTCCTCTAAAATCTTGACCCCAAACCCCGACTCCGATCTCCCTCCGCCGCGGAAGCTTCACAAGCTCCGCCGCGCCACGAATCCCATTTTTCCCAGCGCCGCCGCCGGAGCCCGGTCCAGGAGGGACGGCGGCGCCTCCGGCGGGAGAAGGAGTGGCCCCGCGACTCCCCTCCTCCGCTGGAATTTCGACGACGCGGACCGGTCTGCCGAGCATCCGTCGGAGTTCGGCTGCGGGAAGGCCCAAAGGAAGCACCAGAATGCCGCCGGAGAAGCGGTGCCGGTCGTCTCGGCGAGGAAGCTTGCCTCTGCGCTATGGCAGCTCCAGCTCCCGGAGGCTAGCAGTGGCTCCAGGGAAAGCAGGCGAGCTCGGCTAGGGTTTGAG GCTAATTTCGCGCATCTACATGTACCTTATGTCTGTGATCCCAATGTAACAAGCCTTCATACCAACACAAAGAACGAGCTATCTAGTCCCATTTCTATCCATGATCCAAAGAATGACATTGTTCAGAAG CTTGAGGCTTCTGCTGCATTATCCAATTGTGCGATGGAGAGAGCAACTAAATGGGACCCTGGGTGCGGAAAGGCATCGGATAAGGTCTACAGATTTTATGGTCACCCGAAGCTTCTCGAAGATCAGCAGCTGACTACTGTTTCTGTTGTCTCTGCTCTTCAAGCGGAGCTTGAGCAGGCTCGTAATCGTATTAGTGAGCTTGAGGCTGAGCGGCGGTCAGCAAAGAAAAAGCTTGACCACTTCCTGAGGAAGCTTGCAGAGGAGAAGGCATCATGGCGAAAGCGAGAGCATGAGAAGATAAGAGCTGTAATGGATGCCATGAAGGATGACATgaacagagagagaaaaaacCGGCAGCTGATGGAGATCATGAACTCCAAGCTGGTCAATGAACTTGCTGAGGCTAAGTTATCCGGCAAGCGATGCTTGCAAGATtatgaaaaggaaaggaaggctCGAGAGCTTATGGAGGAGGTATGTGATGAGCTGGCAAAGGAGATTGGAGAAGACAAGGCGGAGGTTGAAGCTCTGAGGAGGGAATCTATGAAGATTCATGAGGAAGTCgaggaagagaggaagatgTTGCAGATGGCAGAGGTTTGGCGTGAAGAGAGGGTACAGATGAAGTTGGTAGATGCCAAGTTGATGCTTGAGGAGAAGTATTCTCAGCTAAGCAAGCTGCAAAAAGATCTTGAGGCTTTTCTCAAAGAGCGAAGCAGTAATCATCCAGATGTGGCAGAGTTAAAAGAAGCAGAGATGCTTAGGGAGGCAGCCAACTCTCTTAAGGTTCAAGATGTTAGGGAGTTCTCGTACCAGCCTCCTCCTGCTTCAGAGGACATTTTCTCTGTCTTTGAGGAACTCCAGCCAAGAGAAGAAACTAACGAGAGAGAGATCGAGCAATGTTATGGATACAGTCCTGCAAGCCGTGCCTCCAATGTCCAGACGGAAAGCCCTGAGACTGATGTGTTTCTAGAAAAACCGACAAAGAGATACGCGAATGGGATAATTGAGAGCAATAGGGATATGGAAGATGATAGTGACTGGGAAACAGTGAGCCATGTCGAGGAGCAAGGATCTAGTAATTCACCAGAAGGGAGTGACCCATCTGTGAATGGCATATATCGAGAAAGCAATGCTTCAGTTAGTGGAacagattgggatgagaatggagATAATGGCAAGTTAAATAGTGAAATCAGTGAGGTTTGTTCTGCAACCACGAGACAGTCCAGGAAGAAAGCATCTTCAATTTCTAGACTGTGGAGGTCTTCATGCCCAAATAGCGGCGAAAACTATACAAAAATTTCGTTTGAGGTGACAAATGGAAGGCTGCCAGATGATAGGAAATCTAATGCTGCTCTGTCTCCTGACAGAAAGTCAGGTGAAGGGGGTCTAAGCTCACCCAGCGTAGGGCAGTGGAGCTCCCCTGACTTATTGAACCCTCATATAACTCGAGGAGGAATGAAAGGATGCATTGAATGGCCAAGGGGAACACAGAAGCACAGCTTGAAGGCAAAGCTTCTAGAGGCAAGAATGGAGAGCCAGAAGGTTCAACTGCGCCATGTTCTTAAACAAAAGATTTAG
- the LOC103723486 gene encoding uncharacterized protein LOC103723486, producing the protein MAKGRRYGADRLLGTYSYGGQGRVTDAADLPDLDEEDVWSVAAEDYKADEAWTRPNRDRSGRRWIEGEDHRQLGGLSLAFEEGYDARHTVVHQYRNVDAAAPPPRRHHRHQPAAMSAPVNVPEWPRFLRVDSGEEGAERDDGEWVPPHEYLAREHGRMVATSVFEGVGRTLKGRDMSRVRDAVWSQTGFFG; encoded by the coding sequence ATGGCCAAGGGGCGGAGATACGGTGCGGACCGGCTCCTCGGGACGTACAGCTACGGCGGCCAGGGTCGCGTGACCGATGCTGCGGACCTTCCGGACCTCGACGAGGAGGACGTATGGTCGGTGGCGGCCGAGGACTACAAAGCCGACGAGGCCTGGACGAGGCCCAACCGGGACCGATCCGGCCGGCGGTGGATCGAAGGGGAGGACCACCGCCAGTTGGGGGGCCTCTCTCTGGCCTTCGAGGAGGGCTACGATGCCCGGCACACGGTGGTGCACCAGTACCGGAACGTGGACGCCGCGGCGCCGCCGCCGCGCAGGCACCATCGCCACCAACCGGCGGCGATGTCGGCGCCGGTGAACGTGCCGGAGTGGCCCCGGTTCCTCCGTGTCGACTCGGGCGAGGAGGGGGCGGAGCGGGACGACGGGGAGTGGGTCCCGCCGCACGAGTACCTGGCGAGGGAGCACGGGAGGATGGTGGCGACCTCGGTGTTCGAGGGAGTGGGCCGGACGCTTAAGGGCCGGGACATGAGCCGGGTCCGGGACGCGGTCTGGAGCCAGACCGGGTTCTTCGGCTGA
- the LOC103723487 gene encoding uncharacterized protein At5g41620-like isoform X2 — translation MANFAHLHVPYVCDPNVTSLHTNTKNELSSPISIHDPKNDIVQKLEASAALSNCAMERATKWDPGCGKASDKVYRFYGHPKLLEDQQLTTVSVVSALQAELEQARNRISELEAERRSAKKKLDHFLRKLAEEKASWRKREHEKIRAVMDAMKDDMNRERKNRQLMEIMNSKLVNELAEAKLSGKRCLQDYEKERKARELMEEVCDELAKEIGEDKAEVEALRRESMKIHEEVEEERKMLQMAEVWREERVQMKLVDAKLMLEEKYSQLSKLQKDLEAFLKERSSNHPDVAELKEAEMLREAANSLKVQDVREFSYQPPPASEDIFSVFEELQPREETNEREIEQCYGYSPASRASNVQTESPETDVFLEKPTKRYANGIIESNRDMEDDSDWETVSHVEEQGSSNSPEGSDPSVNGIYRESNASVSGTDWDENGDNGKLNSEISEVCSATTRQSRKKASSISRLWRSSCPNSGENYTKISFEVTNGRLPDDRKSNAALSPDRKSGEGGLSSPSVGQWSSPDLLNPHITRGGMKGCIEWPRGTQKHSLKAKLLEARMESQKVQLRHVLKQKI, via the exons ATG GCTAATTTCGCGCATCTACATGTACCTTATGTCTGTGATCCCAATGTAACAAGCCTTCATACCAACACAAAGAACGAGCTATCTAGTCCCATTTCTATCCATGATCCAAAGAATGACATTGTTCAGAAG CTTGAGGCTTCTGCTGCATTATCCAATTGTGCGATGGAGAGAGCAACTAAATGGGACCCTGGGTGCGGAAAGGCATCGGATAAGGTCTACAGATTTTATGGTCACCCGAAGCTTCTCGAAGATCAGCAGCTGACTACTGTTTCTGTTGTCTCTGCTCTTCAAGCGGAGCTTGAGCAGGCTCGTAATCGTATTAGTGAGCTTGAGGCTGAGCGGCGGTCAGCAAAGAAAAAGCTTGACCACTTCCTGAGGAAGCTTGCAGAGGAGAAGGCATCATGGCGAAAGCGAGAGCATGAGAAGATAAGAGCTGTAATGGATGCCATGAAGGATGACATgaacagagagagaaaaaacCGGCAGCTGATGGAGATCATGAACTCCAAGCTGGTCAATGAACTTGCTGAGGCTAAGTTATCCGGCAAGCGATGCTTGCAAGATtatgaaaaggaaaggaaggctCGAGAGCTTATGGAGGAGGTATGTGATGAGCTGGCAAAGGAGATTGGAGAAGACAAGGCGGAGGTTGAAGCTCTGAGGAGGGAATCTATGAAGATTCATGAGGAAGTCgaggaagagaggaagatgTTGCAGATGGCAGAGGTTTGGCGTGAAGAGAGGGTACAGATGAAGTTGGTAGATGCCAAGTTGATGCTTGAGGAGAAGTATTCTCAGCTAAGCAAGCTGCAAAAAGATCTTGAGGCTTTTCTCAAAGAGCGAAGCAGTAATCATCCAGATGTGGCAGAGTTAAAAGAAGCAGAGATGCTTAGGGAGGCAGCCAACTCTCTTAAGGTTCAAGATGTTAGGGAGTTCTCGTACCAGCCTCCTCCTGCTTCAGAGGACATTTTCTCTGTCTTTGAGGAACTCCAGCCAAGAGAAGAAACTAACGAGAGAGAGATCGAGCAATGTTATGGATACAGTCCTGCAAGCCGTGCCTCCAATGTCCAGACGGAAAGCCCTGAGACTGATGTGTTTCTAGAAAAACCGACAAAGAGATACGCGAATGGGATAATTGAGAGCAATAGGGATATGGAAGATGATAGTGACTGGGAAACAGTGAGCCATGTCGAGGAGCAAGGATCTAGTAATTCACCAGAAGGGAGTGACCCATCTGTGAATGGCATATATCGAGAAAGCAATGCTTCAGTTAGTGGAacagattgggatgagaatggagATAATGGCAAGTTAAATAGTGAAATCAGTGAGGTTTGTTCTGCAACCACGAGACAGTCCAGGAAGAAAGCATCTTCAATTTCTAGACTGTGGAGGTCTTCATGCCCAAATAGCGGCGAAAACTATACAAAAATTTCGTTTGAGGTGACAAATGGAAGGCTGCCAGATGATAGGAAATCTAATGCTGCTCTGTCTCCTGACAGAAAGTCAGGTGAAGGGGGTCTAAGCTCACCCAGCGTAGGGCAGTGGAGCTCCCCTGACTTATTGAACCCTCATATAACTCGAGGAGGAATGAAAGGATGCATTGAATGGCCAAGGGGAACACAGAAGCACAGCTTGAAGGCAAAGCTTCTAGAGGCAAGAATGGAGAGCCAGAAGGTTCAACTGCGCCATGTTCTTAAACAAAAGATTTAG